The proteins below are encoded in one region of Pseudomonas putida S13.1.2:
- a CDS encoding DsbA family protein, translated as MRKRIPAHNLKWTCGWLTIAGLALCWWLPLPLRSAANDSPPGIYGNPEARFTIALYADLECPHCRVYLPQLQRWIVTNDHVNLAWHNLPLPQPEPAASREARLAECVGQFKGREGFWGAVVWVYLHTQGKGQGLAAGTSYPGANPSLQRCLADEQAALTVAAQQAAALHNGLNATPTLRLIDNHTQHTLILEGPIEPDALLSAVDLLSAPELSKMPADVTSDMPR; from the coding sequence ATGCGCAAACGGATACCGGCACACAACCTGAAATGGACCTGCGGTTGGCTCACCATCGCGGGTCTGGCGCTGTGCTGGTGGCTACCGCTACCCTTGCGCTCCGCTGCGAATGACAGCCCACCGGGGATCTATGGCAATCCCGAAGCACGCTTCACAATCGCCCTCTACGCCGACCTCGAATGCCCGCATTGCCGGGTCTACCTGCCGCAACTGCAGCGCTGGATCGTCACCAACGATCACGTCAACCTGGCTTGGCATAACCTGCCATTACCGCAGCCCGAACCTGCGGCCAGTCGCGAAGCGCGGCTGGCTGAGTGCGTGGGCCAGTTCAAAGGCCGTGAGGGGTTCTGGGGAGCAGTGGTGTGGGTCTACTTGCATACCCAGGGCAAGGGCCAGGGGTTGGCTGCTGGCACGTCCTACCCTGGGGCCAATCCTTCACTGCAACGCTGCCTGGCAGACGAGCAGGCAGCCCTCACCGTGGCAGCTCAGCAAGCGGCAGCCTTGCACAACGGATTGAACGCCACACCAACCCTGCGCCTGATCGACAATCACACCCAGCACACCCTGATCCTGGAAGGCCCCATCGAACCCGATGCGTTGCTGTCCGCAGTAGACCTGTTGAGCGCACCCGAGCTTTCCAAAATGCCTGCTGATGTGACCAGCGACATGCCCAGGTAG